A single genomic interval of Dysidea avara chromosome 6, odDysAvar1.4, whole genome shotgun sequence harbors:
- the LOC136259392 gene encoding uncharacterized protein, translated as MSNQLAKKLMISPQQTEHINISTFGGEPTLTKQLDNATVNVETLTGESIPISVLLVPVIAAPLQNRYHTHLINIEHLQGLQLANPVSTSSNFYISLLIGADYYWQFVGDHIVRGNGPTAMQSKLGYLLSGPLVVPPAPTTNASMFHVSTPATDCNNAPTFWMMESANVTQPETAEVENEFLERYQQSCIRREEDGAYRVKFPWKQEYPPLPSNYAVCKNKTRSLARKLSHTPELLHLYGKIIMEQEQRGFIEKVTAPELTKDVHYIPHHPVSKASSTTPIRIVYNCSYRQARHPSLNDCLLTGPSFTTDMCSILLRFRSHAIGISTDLEKAFLHVRLDESDRDNTRFFWLSSPSDPESDLDIYRFKTVLFGSTSSPFMLMATLHHHLNSWDSPVAQDMKQNLYVDNVISGCSTEAEAIKYYREARFIMTQAQFNLRSWASNSSQLQAVTVAEGTADCDVTVNLLGLLWNTATDTISFTPKQFLSNTEVPLPVTKRLVLQLSSKVYDPLGILSPVTIQTKILMQDLWRSGIAWDDPLFPEHTNRWWKIAEDLQDTSKITIPRFYFGPTYSQPVELHVFADASMKAYGAIAFLRTGEHTCFVLARSRVVPLKPHTLPRLELMAAVVASRLAQFVVSSLPHLLQKYAVKLWSDSQIVLHWLYSKKRLKQFISNRVQEINKTFPDIPWLYCPTNDNPADLLTRGLSAAQLNSSCLWQQGPPWLTDETRWPAWNHSEILHLQVDDDVMETNTSATDLPNTVTSGIHNLIELTKYSSLMKVLRVSAHVYRFVHNTRNPTKRHIGPLSVDETNKALTLWIHSCQHTTFHKEILNIRAKRGKRLPLVRQLRLFMDSSDYLRCGGRIHNAHVDSDTKFPILLPKHHPLTKLIVLAVHKEQLHAGVTGTVTSIRQGYWIPSARQLVRQLIRKCVSCRKVSGKPYMVPEPPPLPLDRVKEGKPFDVTGVDFTGALHVKNNGTEEKVYICLFTCGLSRAVHLEVVCDLSVETFLRAFRRFVSRKSLPQVMISDNASTYVSASKELEQIFTSDKLGESLNAKGVRWKFIPKRAPWYGGFWERLIGITKTVLRKVLGKSFITLEVLQTLIVEVEAVLNDRPLTYLSADVTDPEPLTPSHLLYGRRMTMLPYPAVEEEQHDPTFLSSTSLRDKVNRQTLLLNHFQRRWQREYLTSLREAYKATGTSKQSVKVGDVVLVHDDIPRLQWRLAVIEELMEGLDGYARAAKIRTSTGRTNRPIAKLYPLELSSPCEPTTCDDNRDTDKDNDHDVSSEPVHQRPTRDAAARARVRIKSWTNQLTVAPEDVDD; from the coding sequence ATGTCTAACCAACTAGCCAAGAAGCTAATGATATCTCCTCAACAAACTGAACACATCAATATCTCTACCTTTGGAGGAGAACCAACCCTGACCAAACAGTTGGACAATGCTACAGTCAACGTTGAGACACTGACAGGTGAATCTATTCCAATATCAGTTCTACTGGTCCCAGTCATTGCGGCACCCCTACAGAACAGGTATCATACTCACTTGATAAACATAGAACACTTACAGGGACTTCAGCTAGCCAACCCAGTGTCAACATCCAGTAACTTTTACATCTCATTATTGATTGGTGCTGATTATTACTGGCAGTTCGTGGGTGACCACATTGTGCGAGGTAATGGACCTACTGCAATGCAGTCCAAACTAGGTTACCTTCTGTCTGGACCACTTGTTGTTCCACCAGCTCCTACTACTAACGCCAGTATGTTTCATGTTTCCACACCAGCTACTGACTGTAACAATGCTCCGACCTTTTGGATGATGGAATCTGCTAATGTCACACAGCCTGAGACAGCAGAAGTAGAGAACGAATTTCTGGAGAGATACCAACAATCTTGCATCAGGCGAGAAGAGGATGGTGCATACCGTGTGAAGTTTCCTTGGAAACAAGAATATCCACCCCTCCCTTCAAACTATGCAGTTTGCAAAAACAAGACCCGCTCTTTAGCTCGCAAACTCAGCCACACTCCTGAACTGCTGCACCTATATGGGAAAATTATTATGGAACAAGAACAAAGAGGTTTCATCGAGAAGGTAACTGCACCAGAACTTACCAAGGATGTCCACTATATACCACATCACCCGGTTAGTAAAGCTTCCTCGACAACACCGATCAGAATCGTGTACAATTGTAGCTACCGTCAGGCTAGACACCCCAGTCTTAATGATTGCTTGCTAACTGGTCCATCCTTCACAACAGACATGTGCTCTATCCTCCTACGCTTCCGTTCCCATGCCATTGGAATTTCTACAGATTTAGAGAAGGCCTTTTTACATGTTAGGCTGGATGAGTCCGACCGTGACAACACCAGATTCTTCTGGTTATCATCACCATCTGATCCAGAAAGTGACCTTGACATTTATCGATTTAAAACTGTCTTGTTTGGCTCTACCAGCTCCCCATTTATGCTTATGGCCACACTACATCATCATCTGAATTCTTGGGATAGCCCAGTAGCTCAGGACATGAAGCAGAATCTCTACGTGGATAACGTCATTAGTGGATGTAGTACCGAAGCAGAAGCTATTAAGTATTACAGAGAAGCCCGATTCATAATGACACAAGCCCAATTCAATTTGAGATCATGGGCATCTAACAGCTCACAACTGCAAGCTGTTACAGTGGCTGAGGGAACAGCTGATTGTGATGTTACTGTAAACCTATTAGGATTGTTGTGGAACACAGCTACTGACACCATTAGCTTCACCCCTAAACAGTTTCTATCCAACACAGAAGTACCACTACCTGTCACTAAACGTTTAGTACTCCAACTTTCATCAAAGGTATATGATCCTTTAGGAATTTTGTCACCGGTCACAATTCAAACAAAGATTTTAATGCAGGATCTATGGAGATCAGGTATCGCTTGGGATGACCCATTGTTCCCAGAACACACAAACAGATGGTGGAAGATAGCTGAGGATCTACAAGATACCAGTAAGATTACAATACCTAGATTTTACTTTGGACCAACATACTCCCAGCCAGTAGAATTACATGTGTTTGCAGATGCCAGTATGAAGGCCTATGGTGCCATTGCATTTCTTAGAACTGGTGAGCACACCTGCTTTGTATTGGCCAGATCACGTGTGGTACCGCTCAAGCCACACACACTTCCGCGACTTGAATTGATGGCTGCTGTTGTCGCATCAAGACTGGCTCAATTCGTTGTTTCATCTCTTCCTCACCTACTTCAGAAATACGCAGTTAAGCTGTGGAGTGACAGCCAAATTGTGCTTCATTGGTTGTACAGTAAGAAACGCTTAAAACAGTTCATTTCAAACCGAGTTCAAGAGATTAATAAGACATTCCCAGATATTCCTTGGCTCTACTGCCCAACCAATGACAACCCGGCAGATTTACTAACAAGGGGATTGAGTGCTGCTCAGCTAAACTCATCGTGTTTGTGGCAACAAGGCCCACCGTGGCTCACAGATGAAACTCGTTGGCCTGCTTGGAATCATAGTGAGATCCTACACCTACAAGTGGATGACGATGTCATGGAGACAAATACCAGTGCTACTGACCTACCTAACACAGTAACCTCAGGTATTCACAACCTTATTGAACTTACAAAGTATAGTTCACTGATGAAAGTATTAAGAGTGTCAGCTCATGTTTACAGATTTGTCCATAATACTAGGAATCCCACCAAGCGACATATTGGTCCACTGTCCGTGGATGAAACTAACAAGGCACTTACTCTCTGGATCCACAGTTGTCAGCACACCACCTtccacaaggaaattttgaacaTTAGGGCTAAACGTGGAAAGAGATTACCTCTCGTGAGACAACTACGTTTGTTCATGGACAGCTCTGATTATTTACGTTGTGGCGGGAGGATCCATAACGCGCATGTAGATTCTGACACCAAGTTTCCTATCCTACTACCTAAACATCATCCCTTGACAAAGCTGATAGTGTTGGCTGTTCATAAGGAGCAACTTCATGCAGGTGTAACTGGAACAGTTACGTCTATAAGACAAGGATACTGGATCCCCTCGGCTCGACAGTTAGTAAGGCAACTAATCAGAAAGTGTGTCTCCTGCCGTAAGGTATCAGGAAAACCCTACATGGTACCAGAACCACCGCCATTGCCACTTGATAGAGTTAAGGAGGGTAAGCCGTTTGATGTTACGGGTGTAGATTTCACCGGAGCCCTGCACGTGAAGAACAATGGAACTGAAGAGAAGGTATATATCTGTTTATTTACGTGCGGTCTGTCTAGGGCAGTCCATTTAGAAGTAGTTTGTGATCTGAGTGTTGAAACCTTTCTGAGAGCATTCCGCCGATTTGTGTCACGTAAGTCACTGCCCCAAGTGATGATATCCGATAATGCGTCTACATATGTGTCTGCGAGTAAGGAGTTGGAACAGATTTTTACCTCAGATAAGCTAGGAGAATCCCTGAATGCCAAGGGCGTGAGATGGAAGTTTATCCCCAAACGTGCCCCTTGGTACGGGGGGTTTTGGGAAAGGTTGATTGGTATTACGAAGACGGTATTGAGGAAAGTCTTGGGAAAGTCATTTATTACATTGGAGGTACTACAAACCTTAATAGTTGAAGTTGAAGCAGTACTAAATGATCGCCCCCTGACCTATCTATCAGCAGATGTGACTGACCCTGAGCCATTGACACCATCGCACCTGCTCTATGGACGACGCATGACTATGTTACCTTACCCAGCCGTAGAAGAGGAACAACATGACCCTACCTTTTTATCCAGTACATCACTGCGTGACAAGGTCAACAGACAAACACTATTGTTGAATCATTTTCAGAGGAGATGGCAGAGAGAATATTTAACTTCCCTCCGAGAGGCATACAAGGCTACAGGTACTTCTAAACAATCAGTGAAAGTGGGGGACGTCGTTCTGGTGCATGATGATATACCCAGACTACAATGGCGTTTGGCTGTGATCGAAGAATTGATGGAAGGCCTTGATGGATATGCTCGAGCAGCCAAAATAAGGACAAGCACAGGGAGAACAAACCGACCAATTGCCAAGTTGTACCCTCTTGAGTTGAGTTCCCCATGTGAGCCTACAACATGTGATGACAACAGAGATACTGATAAGGACAATGATCACGATGTTAGTTCTGAGCCTGTTCACCAGAGACCAACCAGAGATGCTGCTGCAAGGGCTCGCGTACGAATTAAGAGTTGGACTAATCAGTTAACCGtggccccggaggatgtcgatgATTGA
- the LOC136258715 gene encoding uncharacterized protein, with translation MMLSAVNDPDGALERKKHKLKRREYHSKGPDFIWHMDGYDKLKPFRFAIHGCIDEVLFGVCQNIKRSDRGTENCNVAFLQPFLRESCDDQFRGEKSFMYGKSTSNQRIEAWWGQLRKNGAGWWMDFFKELRTNGELDDSCDIQMDCLRFSFMSLIQQELIIIADEWNIHTIRQSAQNPGGVPDVLYFLPHQNNCRPYKHPIDNDDTEAAEEYSCLKPEPTSPEFKELAELLMAEAGINSPTNADEGLALYRHLKSAIL, from the exons ATGATGCTGTCAGCAGTTAATGATCCAGATGGGGCTTTAGAAAGAAAAAAGCATAAATTGAAAAGAAGAGAGTACCACAGCAAG GGACCAGATTTTATATGGCACATGGATGGGTATGATAAGCTAAAACCGTTTAGATTTGCCATTCATGGGTGTATTGACGA GGTATTATTTGGAGTGTGTCAGAACATTAAAAG ATCAGATAGAGGGACAGAAAATTGCAATGTTGCATTTCTTCAGCCCTTTCTACGAGAGTCCTGTGATGATCAATTTAGAGGTGAAAAGAGTTTCATGTATGGAAAGTCTACGTCAAACCAG CGAATTGAAGCATGGTGGGGGCAGCTACGAAAAAATGGTGCTGGTTGGTGGATGGATTTTTTCAAG GAATTAAGGACTAATGGAGAATTGGATGACTCTTGTGATATTCAAAT GGACTGTTTACGTTTTTCTTTCATGTCACTGATTCAACAAGAGTTAATCATAATAGCAGATGAGTggaacatacatacaataaggCAGAGTGCACAGAACCCAGGGGGAGTTCCAGATGTTCTGTATTTTCTTCCACATCAAAACA ATTGTCGGCCATACAAGCACCCTATTGACAATGATGACACTGAAGCTGCTGAAGAATACAGCTGCTTGAAACCAGAGCCTACTTCACCTGAGTTTAAGGAATTAGCTGAGCTACTCATGGCTGAAGCTGGAATTAATAGTCCCACTAATGCTGACGAGGGACTGGCATTATATAGACATTTAAAATCAGCAATACTTTGA
- the LOC136258714 gene encoding uncharacterized protein encodes MKKDSNAEKFTHIGSNKDPMNHSSADICDKRPLVIEVSEGAPGNLEVTKKSKDPFLLSGTQISLGRKLGEGGFGMVYLSHLNGTEVAVKQLKLDKRADGDHMDEVKALSALRHPNIVVFMGYTCDDNSIQIVTNYVHGSDLYKLLFTEKKQLTVSNRNFIAEQITQALTYMHTLSPPMIHRDIKPSNILVEESTLHVYLTDMGMAKVKFSCSTLTEACCVGTPYYAAPETFDGVVGKASDIWSLGIVLIELYGQQHAWRNVKTNNQLMMQLLTKKLPTYSHLD; translated from the exons ATGAAAAAAGATTCCAACGCAGAAAAGTTTACACACATAGGCAGCAACAAAGACCCCATGAATCATTCATCAGCAGACATATGTGATAAGCGGCCATTAGTCATAGAAGTCAGTGAAGGCGCTCCAGGAAACTTAGAAGTGACAAAGAAAAGCAAAG ATCCGTTCTTGTTGTCTGGCACTCAAATCTCACTTGGGAGAAAATTAGGAGAGGGTGGGTTTGGGATGGTGTATTTGTCACATCTAAATGGAACTGAAGTTGCTGTCAAGCAACTTAAACTAGACAAAAGGGCAGATGGAGACCATATGGACGAAGTAAAAGCATTAAG TGCTCTTCGCCATCCAAACATCGTAGTCTTCATGGGTTACACGTGTGATGACAACAGCATTCAAATTGTGACCAACTATGTTCATGGGAGTGACTTGTACAAGCTACTGTTCACTGAA AAAAAGCAGCTAACTGTGAGTAACAGGAACTTCATAGCTGAGCAGATTACCCAAGCCTTGACATATATGCATACTTTGAGCCCTCCAATGATTCACCGGGATATAAAACCATCAAATATACTG GTAGAAGAAAGTACACTTCATGTGTACTTAACTGATATGGGTATGGCAAAGGTTAAGTTTAGTTGTTCAACACTCACAGAAGCTTGTTGTGTGGGAACCCCATACTATGCAGCCCCTGAAACCTTCGACGGAGTAGTTGGAAAAGCTTCAGATATATGGTCGTTGGGCATCGTATTGATAGAATTGTATGGCCAGCAACATGCTTGGAGAAATGTCAAGACCAACAACCAGCTAATGATGCAATTATTAACAAAGAAGTTACCAACATACAGCCATTTAGATTAG